The proteins below come from a single uncultured Carboxylicivirga sp. genomic window:
- a CDS encoding cofactor-independent phosphoglycerate mutase, translating into MKYLVILADGFADRPIERLGGKTPMMAAKTPHIDQLCQISKTGVLKTVPDSLHPGSEVANMTIMGYDAATYYQGRGVLEAAALGINFSEDDLVFRCNLVSEEDGILLNHSAGHITTDEAKVLIDELNDKLGDDRVQFYAGVSYRHVMIVKGGKNGLQCTPPHDHPGEKVADYLPTPETGHETAALLRDLMMKSKAVLEDHPINQKRKAKGKAIANMIWPWSAGFKPSMPTVKELYGIESGVVISAVDLIHGLGKLGGLKSVFVEGATGLFDTNYKGKADAAIKALEENEYVYLHIEAPDEAGHEGDVELKIRTLEDIDQLVVKPVLEYLANHKDELSIAMLPDHPTPCEIRTHTRDFVPFMIYRPGVEADSVNEYNEESAKQGGIGFLDQTEFMEVFLSGNK; encoded by the coding sequence ATGAAATATCTAGTAATATTAGCTGACGGTTTTGCTGATCGTCCAATAGAGCGATTGGGAGGTAAAACTCCTATGATGGCGGCTAAAACTCCACATATTGATCAGTTGTGTCAGATTTCGAAAACAGGTGTACTTAAAACGGTACCAGATTCACTACATCCTGGTTCAGAGGTAGCAAATATGACTATTATGGGGTATGATGCTGCTACTTATTATCAAGGTAGGGGTGTTTTAGAGGCCGCTGCTTTAGGTATTAATTTTAGCGAAGATGATTTAGTATTTCGCTGCAACCTTGTTAGCGAAGAAGATGGTATCTTGTTAAATCACTCAGCCGGACATATTACAACTGATGAAGCCAAAGTGTTGATAGATGAACTTAATGACAAATTAGGTGATGATCGTGTTCAGTTCTATGCCGGTGTTAGTTATCGTCATGTTATGATTGTTAAAGGAGGTAAAAACGGTTTGCAATGTACTCCGCCACACGATCATCCTGGCGAAAAAGTAGCAGATTATCTCCCAACACCAGAAACAGGACATGAGACCGCTGCGTTACTTCGCGATTTGATGATGAAATCTAAAGCCGTTTTGGAAGATCATCCGATTAATCAAAAACGCAAAGCTAAAGGCAAAGCTATTGCTAATATGATTTGGCCTTGGTCTGCAGGTTTTAAGCCAAGTATGCCAACCGTAAAAGAATTATATGGTATTGAGAGTGGCGTGGTTATCTCTGCCGTAGATTTGATTCATGGCTTAGGTAAATTAGGAGGTTTAAAATCCGTATTTGTTGAGGGGGCTACCGGTTTATTTGATACTAATTATAAAGGTAAAGCTGATGCAGCAATAAAAGCATTGGAAGAAAACGAATATGTGTATCTACATATTGAAGCTCCCGACGAAGCTGGACATGAGGGGGATGTAGAACTCAAAATAAGAACACTTGAAGACATTGATCAGTTAGTTGTAAAACCTGTATTGGAATATCTGGCAAATCATAAAGATGAGCTGAGTATTGCAATGTTGCCAGATCATCCAACACCATGCGAAATAAGAACGCATACGCGCGATTTTGTTCCGTTTATGATTTATCGCCCAGGAGTAGAGGCTGATAGTGTAAATGAATATAATGAGGAATCAGCAAAACAAGGTGGAATCGGATTTTTAGATCAAACCGAGTTTATGGAAGTGTTTTTATCAGGAAACAAGTAA